In one window of Chthoniobacterales bacterium DNA:
- a CDS encoding creatininase family protein, protein MHAANRLVLRLSLLLLGSLYPSAAFAADPPAPSTREMERINWMEFREWVPGKINTVLLPLGTIEPHGVTANGADIIAPVAIAKEIAPRVNAMIAPVVPYGFTGVMDAYPGSFTVPEEAYRAYVRAVLVGLAKNKFKNIILLNGHGGGQTAILTALAQEVGRETNTRILAVNWWSYCSDVTTEVFGEDGGHAAENENSFMMAIDPSLVHRERYNQDMVTANPSPGTWSAYPNPSSITLYKEGQGYPKFDLAKAKTYFTKVNDKIAKLIQETIRKWDMAGL, encoded by the coding sequence GTGCACGCGGCGAATAGACTGGTTCTTCGCCTCAGCCTTCTTCTCCTCGGTTCGCTCTATCCGTCCGCGGCGTTCGCCGCCGACCCGCCCGCGCCCAGCACGCGGGAGATGGAACGCATCAACTGGATGGAATTCCGCGAGTGGGTGCCAGGCAAAATCAATACGGTTCTGCTCCCGCTGGGAACGATTGAGCCCCACGGCGTAACCGCGAACGGCGCCGACATTATTGCTCCAGTCGCAATCGCGAAAGAAATCGCTCCGCGCGTGAACGCAATGATCGCGCCGGTCGTTCCCTACGGGTTTACCGGCGTGATGGACGCTTATCCGGGAAGTTTCACGGTGCCGGAAGAAGCATACCGGGCCTATGTCCGCGCCGTGCTGGTCGGACTCGCAAAGAACAAATTCAAAAACATCATCCTCCTGAATGGCCATGGCGGAGGACAGACCGCGATTTTGACCGCACTGGCCCAGGAGGTGGGCCGGGAAACGAACACGCGTATCCTGGCGGTGAATTGGTGGTCGTATTGTTCGGATGTGACGACTGAAGTTTTCGGCGAAGACGGCGGTCATGCGGCCGAAAACGAGAATTCATTCATGATGGCCATCGACCCGTCGCTGGTTCACCGAGAGCGTTATAACCAGGACATGGTGACGGCGAATCCTTCGCCCGGAACCTGGAGCGCCTACCCAAACCCGTCGAGCATCACCCTCTACAAAGAGGGCCAGGGCTATCCGAAATTCGATCTCGCGAAAGCGAAAACCTACTTCACCAAGGTGAACGACAAGATCGCGAAGTTAATTCAGGAAACGATCCGGAAATGGGACATGGCCGGGCTCTAG
- a CDS encoding RHS repeat-associated core domain-containing protein yields the protein MAGFNALNQPVQMTSFFYEGTGNWMWFGYDPLGRCVKRWVGPGDGSAPNGAIYFYYDGWNLVQEGLSANSVSRTYVHGARVDEIVASAAGGGSWLYHQYDARGHCIMLTNGSGGIVEQYEYDAFGQPYIYDANSNLVARNLGSPEGNRFLFTGREWLKELRVYDYRNRLYQPELGRFVQPDPKEFEAGDYNLYRYCHNDPVNRGDPFGLLDMDTAIQRALFETGTTLLGAGIGALIGGGGGGALGLAGGPAAPATVPAGAAVGGLGGVVVGGAAGLGIGKVLSPIIFKEDTEGTYEFPDQQGGEKPYVGQSGNVEGRLGQHQAAGRLKPGTEKVTKVEGGKTAREIAEHKRIQELTGGKPARESDKVTNKKDPIGPARIRLLEDK from the coding sequence GTGGCCGGCTTTAACGCGCTCAATCAGCCTGTCCAGATGACGAGTTTTTTCTACGAAGGGACTGGCAACTGGATGTGGTTCGGCTACGACCCGCTGGGGCGGTGCGTGAAACGGTGGGTCGGGCCGGGGGACGGGAGCGCGCCCAATGGGGCCATCTACTTTTACTATGACGGGTGGAACCTGGTGCAGGAAGGTCTCAGCGCGAACTCGGTGTCCCGCACCTACGTCCACGGCGCCCGGGTGGACGAGATAGTGGCAAGCGCGGCGGGAGGCGGTTCCTGGCTTTACCATCAGTACGACGCGCGGGGTCATTGCATCATGCTGACCAACGGAAGCGGCGGCATCGTGGAGCAATACGAGTATGACGCCTTTGGCCAGCCGTATATTTACGACGCAAACTCCAATCTGGTGGCCCGGAACCTGGGCTCTCCCGAGGGGAACCGTTTTCTGTTTACGGGGCGGGAATGGTTAAAAGAACTGCGGGTCTATGATTACCGGAACCGGCTATATCAACCGGAGCTGGGCCGCTTCGTCCAGCCCGATCCGAAAGAGTTCGAGGCCGGTGACTACAATCTCTACCGCTATTGCCACAACGATCCGGTGAATCGAGGCGACCCGTTCGGCCTATTGGACATGGATACGGCAATACAGCGCGCACTCTTTGAAACTGGCACAACACTGTTGGGTGCGGGGATTGGAGCATTGATTGGCGGTGGAGGCGGGGGGGCGCTGGGATTGGCTGGCGGTCCAGCCGCCCCGGCCACCGTGCCTGCTGGCGCAGCTGTCGGAGGGCTCGGTGGCGTCGTTGTTGGAGGGGCAGCTGGGTTGGGTATTGGGAAGGTACTCAGTCCGATTATCTTCAAGGAGGATACCGAAGGCACGTATGAGTTTCCCGACCAGCAAGGCGGTGAGAAGCCATATGTTGGTCAGTCCGGGAATGTTGAAGGAAGACTGGGTCAGCACCAAGCTGCAGGGCGTCTTAAACCTGGAACCGAAAAGGTTACAAAAGTTGAGGGTGGCAAGACGGCAAGAGAAATCGCAGAACACAAGCGCATACAGGAATTGACAGGTGGCAAACCCGCTCGCGAATCTGATAAAGTGACGAACAAAAAGGATCCAATTGGTCCTGCCAGGATTCGTTTACTCGAAGATAAATAG
- a CDS encoding MBL fold metallo-hydrolase, which translates to MNIPLEDNAGDIIGKAQRGLGISDSQLVERAGLGEEAARNFRSGNFDDDSLERVAPVLQLNAAALRKLAAGKWEPEKFGDRDGLAMFNTSYGDMTVNAYLVWDPAVRDAVAFDTGADCGGMLQLVQREHLKIKLILLTHAHPDHVADLSRLRKATAAPVYISELEPEEGAQPIAEGKRFEIGSLKIEARLTSGHSPGGITYVVTGLVRPIAVVGDSLFAASMGGGNVSYQDALRNNRDKILTLPDETIVCPGHGPLTTVGKEKRDNPFFAR; encoded by the coding sequence ATGAACATCCCACTGGAAGACAATGCCGGCGACATCATTGGCAAGGCCCAGCGCGGCTTGGGCATTTCCGACAGCCAGTTGGTCGAACGAGCTGGTCTCGGAGAGGAAGCCGCACGGAATTTTCGCAGCGGTAATTTCGACGACGATTCGCTCGAACGAGTGGCGCCGGTTTTGCAGTTGAACGCAGCCGCACTCCGCAAGCTCGCCGCTGGAAAGTGGGAGCCGGAAAAATTCGGCGACCGCGATGGGTTGGCGATGTTTAACACTTCCTACGGCGACATGACCGTGAACGCCTATCTGGTTTGGGATCCAGCCGTTCGCGATGCGGTCGCGTTTGATACCGGTGCAGATTGCGGCGGGATGTTGCAGCTTGTCCAGCGCGAGCATTTGAAGATCAAGCTGATCCTGCTCACCCACGCCCATCCGGATCACGTCGCGGATTTGTCGCGGTTGCGGAAAGCGACCGCGGCGCCGGTTTACATTTCAGAGCTGGAACCCGAAGAGGGCGCCCAGCCAATTGCCGAGGGAAAACGCTTCGAAATTGGATCGTTGAAGATAGAGGCGCGATTGACGTCAGGACATTCCCCCGGCGGGATCACCTATGTCGTGACTGGATTGGTCCGACCGATTGCCGTGGTGGGCGACTCGCTCTTTGCCGCGTCGATGGGCGGCGGAAATGTTTCGTATCAGGACGCGCTGCGAAACAATCGCGACAAGATTTTGACCCTACCGGATGAGACGATCGTTTGTCCCGGGCACGGCCCGCTAACGACCGTTGGAAAGGAGAAACGCGACAACCCGTTCTTTGCGAGGTGA
- the rpoN gene encoding RNA polymerase factor sigma-54: MAGPGMHQSQNLSLQQVLAPQLQQSLLILQAPLLELRNLVQQEMETNPVLEELATEPPADGVEEPPAQTADEDFKAEFDQLAKLDDEWRDYMAQSGSYSARSQDDEEKRQFFFDSIATQETLQQHLMGQLNQTPLDADDRKTAELIIGNVDDNGFLQVTPEEMALNTGIAQEDFETMLLLIQSFYPPGVGARDLRECLLIQLKRDGKGNSLEYKIIQDHMQDLGKRRFPEIARRMGISVEQVQKCANNIAQLDPRPGQIFAAAPQNYVLPDVTVEKIDGQYQVILNGEQIPHLRISNTYKDIMSQDGNGSEVKDYIRDKIRSGKFLIKSIHQRQQTISNIAHQIVLRQKEFLDHGTAHLKPMTMVQIADIVGVHETTVSRAISGKYMSTPQGVFEMKYFFTPGYQTATGESMSNTSVKEAILDLVKNENSSSPLSDKEIVEILSERGIPIARRTVAKYRTELNILPSNMRRKY, encoded by the coding sequence ATGGCTGGCCCCGGGATGCATCAATCGCAAAACCTCTCGCTCCAACAGGTTCTTGCGCCCCAGCTTCAACAGAGCCTGCTGATCCTTCAGGCGCCCCTCCTCGAGCTCCGCAACCTGGTTCAGCAGGAAATGGAGACCAACCCGGTCCTGGAAGAACTCGCCACCGAACCGCCCGCTGATGGTGTGGAAGAACCGCCGGCTCAAACCGCGGATGAGGATTTCAAAGCCGAGTTCGATCAATTGGCGAAGCTGGATGACGAATGGCGCGACTACATGGCGCAATCCGGAAGCTACAGTGCCCGCTCGCAGGACGACGAAGAAAAGCGGCAGTTCTTTTTCGATTCCATTGCCACCCAGGAGACGCTTCAACAGCACCTCATGGGGCAGCTCAACCAGACCCCGCTCGACGCCGACGATCGCAAGACAGCCGAGCTCATTATTGGCAACGTCGACGACAACGGCTTCCTCCAGGTCACCCCGGAAGAGATGGCGCTCAACACCGGCATCGCCCAGGAAGATTTCGAGACGATGCTCCTGCTCATCCAGAGCTTTTACCCGCCGGGCGTCGGCGCGCGCGACCTGCGCGAATGCCTCCTCATTCAATTAAAACGGGACGGAAAAGGAAACAGCCTCGAATACAAAATCATCCAGGACCACATGCAGGATCTGGGGAAGCGGCGTTTCCCCGAGATTGCGCGCCGGATGGGAATCAGCGTCGAACAGGTCCAGAAATGTGCGAACAACATCGCGCAGCTCGATCCGCGGCCCGGCCAGATCTTCGCCGCCGCGCCTCAAAATTACGTTCTCCCCGATGTCACGGTCGAGAAGATCGACGGCCAATACCAGGTGATCCTCAATGGCGAACAGATCCCCCACCTGCGCATCAGCAACACCTACAAGGACATCATGTCCCAGGATGGAAACGGCAGCGAGGTGAAGGATTACATCCGGGACAAGATCCGGAGCGGCAAATTCCTCATCAAATCAATTCACCAACGGCAGCAGACCATCTCGAACATCGCGCACCAGATTGTCCTGCGGCAAAAAGAGTTCCTCGATCACGGAACCGCGCACCTGAAGCCAATGACCATGGTGCAGATCGCCGACATCGTCGGGGTGCACGAAACGACCGTGAGCCGCGCCATTTCCGGCAAATACATGTCCACGCCGCAGGGTGTGTTCGAGATGAAGTATTTCTTCACGCCCGGTTACCAGACGGCCACCGGCGAATCGATGAGCAACACCAGCGTGAAGGAAGCGATCCTGGACCTGGTCAAAAACGAAAATTCCAGCTCCCCCTTGAGCGACAAGGAGATCGTCGAGATCCTGAGCGAACGCGGCATTCCCATCGCCCGTCGCACCGTCGCGAAATACCGCACGGAGCTCAACATTCTGCCGAGCAACATGCGGCGAAAATACTGA
- a CDS encoding RHS repeat-associated core domain-containing protein yields the protein MRKAYRDNRDRIKAWEKGVNPGVNPRENGRGDRYEYDDAGQLTQAAYQAENAHDTAGTAERTDAFHYDEMGNRTGANWVASRGLMSFGGRNNKLNQYGRWENNIPWPDPLHWGLDLWYDDAAPHPAAAPWLPPGNGVLMGDGWNVAGFNALNQPVQMTSFFYEGTGNWMWFGYDPLGRCVKRWVGPGDGSAPNGAIYFYYDGWNLVQEGLSANSVARTYVHGARVDEIVASAAGGGSWLYHQYDARSHCIMLTNTSGGIVEQYEYDAFGQPYIYDANSTLVARNLGSPAGNRFLFTGREWLKELRVYDYRHRMYQPEMGRFLQPDPKQFEAGDYNLYRYCHNDPINKTDPTGLVDSNQAGGDSKGNTEWEKSFNPSDRFTVVIHSDGKGFIVKGDYVSASKVADKMKEDGYTPGKTVQLISCESGREGKDSPAQKLANILANRNKVETKVIAPNNKCESGTTRGAEPTVQATGKSGQPGEFKTFTGKPPEPEKKKDK from the coding sequence ATGAGGAAGGCTTATCGGGATAACCGGGACCGGATCAAAGCCTGGGAAAAAGGGGTTAATCCGGGTGTGAATCCGCGGGAGAACGGCCGTGGGGACCGCTACGAGTACGATGACGCGGGCCAGTTGACCCAGGCGGCCTACCAGGCGGAAAATGCCCATGACACCGCCGGCACGGCGGAGCGGACAGACGCGTTTCATTACGATGAGATGGGGAACCGGACGGGAGCCAACTGGGTGGCGAGCCGGGGTTTGATGAGCTTCGGAGGCCGCAACAATAAACTCAACCAATATGGACGGTGGGAAAACAACATTCCCTGGCCTGATCCGCTCCATTGGGGGCTGGACCTGTGGTATGACGATGCCGCACCACATCCCGCTGCGGCTCCGTGGCTGCCTCCCGGGAATGGAGTCTTGATGGGAGACGGGTGGAACGTGGCCGGGTTTAATGCACTCAATCAGCCTGTCCAGATGACGAGTTTTTTCTACGAAGGGACTGGCAACTGGATGTGGTTCGGATACGACCCGCTGGGGCGCTGTGTGAAGCGGTGGGTGGGGCCGGGGGACGGGAGCGCGCCCAATGGGGCCATTTACTTTTACTACGACGGGTGGAACCTGGTGCAGGAAGGTCTCAGCGCGAACTCGGTGGCCCGCACCTATGTGCATGGTGCCCGGGTGGACGAGATTGTGGCGAGCGCGGCGGGAGGCGGCTCCTGGCTCTACCATCAATACGACGCGCGCAGCCATTGCATCATGCTGACCAACACCAGCGGAGGCATCGTGGAGCAATACGAGTATGACGCGTTTGGCCAGCCGTATATTTACGACGCAAACTCCACTCTGGTGGCCCGGAACCTGGGCTCGCCCGCGGGAAACCGTTTTCTGTTCACGGGGCGGGAATGGTTAAAAGAATTGCGGGTATACGATTACCGCCATCGGATGTATCAGCCCGAGATGGGCCGTTTCCTCCAGCCCGATCCGAAACAGTTCGAGGCCGGTGACTACAATCTCTACCGCTATTGCCACAATGATCCAATTAACAAAACCGATCCGACTGGGCTCGTCGACTCGAACCAAGCGGGCGGTGATTCTAAGGGTAATACCGAATGGGAGAAGAGTTTTAATCCGAGCGACCGCTTTACCGTAGTCATACACTCCGACGGAAAAGGATTCATCGTCAAGGGAGATTACGTGTCAGCAAGCAAGGTGGCTGACAAGATGAAAGAGGACGGCTATACTCCCGGAAAGACAGTGCAGTTGATTTCATGTGAGTCGGGCAGGGAAGGAAAAGACTCGCCGGCACAAAAGTTGGCTAATATCTTAGCCAACAGAAACAAAGTGGAGACGAAGGTCATTGCGCCCAATAATAAATGCGAAAGCGGCACGACACGCGGAGCGGAACCAACTGTTCAAGCCACTGGAAAATCGGGTCAACCAGGAGAATTTAAGACGTTCACAGGAAAGCCGCCGGAACCTGAGAAGAAAAAGGACAAATGA
- a CDS encoding MOSC domain-containing protein — MVIRQIFISAGHNYFGHHGRAPDDFPLVEVEQIECVAGHGIRGDRFFDYRDDYKGQITFFSHEIFEKLTAHFGLKDKSAGVLRRNVVVSGVNLNDLIGEEFSIQGVRFRGKAHCKPCYWMDQAVAPGAEEFLQGKGGLRAQILSDGVIAVGDAQLVLAEPRLIAS; from the coding sequence ATGGTCATCCGGCAGATCTTCATTTCTGCGGGACACAATTATTTCGGACACCACGGCCGCGCTCCCGATGATTTTCCGCTCGTCGAAGTCGAGCAAATTGAGTGCGTCGCCGGACACGGAATTCGCGGCGACCGGTTTTTCGATTATCGGGACGATTACAAGGGCCAGATCACATTTTTTTCGCACGAGATTTTTGAAAAATTGACCGCGCATTTTGGTTTGAAAGACAAATCCGCCGGCGTCCTTCGCCGAAACGTGGTCGTCTCGGGAGTGAACTTGAACGACCTGATCGGCGAAGAATTCTCCATTCAGGGCGTTCGTTTCCGGGGAAAGGCGCACTGCAAGCCCTGCTACTGGATGGATCAGGCCGTTGCTCCGGGCGCGGAAGAGTTTCTCCAAGGCAAGGGCGGGTTGCGGGCGCAGATTCTGAGCGACGGCGTGATTGCGGTCGGCGACGCGCAGTTGGTGCTGGCGGAACCGCGTTTGATCGCGAGCTAA
- a CDS encoding ribbon-helix-helix protein, CopG family produces MPRTNLPKGSVPVTFRLPREAKKRWAAKAWREKLSLAEFIRRALRREIEPAQGRPPRHER; encoded by the coding sequence ATGCCCAGAACGAACCTGCCCAAGGGCAGTGTCCCGGTGACGTTCCGCCTGCCGCGCGAGGCCAAAAAGCGTTGGGCCGCGAAGGCGTGGCGCGAGAAACTGAGTCTGGCTGAATTCATCCGGCGCGCTCTGCGCCGCGAAATCGAGCCCGCCCAAGGACGGCCCCCCCGCCATGAACGCTAA
- the lipB gene encoding lipoyl(octanoyl) transferase LipB: protein MNESALSVRWLGRLSFADALALQEKLVAEKRAGRSSPDELLLLEHDPVYTIGRTPEQSSLRGASHLPHPLFAINRGGQATYHGPGQLIGYPIIDLRRCGQDLHRYLRWIESLLVETLAEAGVAAAVRPGLTGVWVADRKIASIGVGVRHWITMHGFALNVCGDLSPFAHIVPCGIANVTMTSIEKETRRTHSVEEVARRVEQIAQSRISRLHKVEAFA, encoded by the coding sequence ATGAACGAGAGCGCCCTTTCTGTTCGCTGGCTGGGCCGGTTGTCGTTCGCGGATGCGCTCGCCTTGCAGGAGAAATTGGTCGCGGAAAAGCGCGCCGGCCGCTCGTCCCCCGACGAGCTTCTCCTGCTCGAACACGACCCGGTTTACACCATTGGCCGCACCCCTGAGCAATCGAGTCTTCGCGGAGCCTCCCACCTTCCGCACCCTCTCTTTGCCATTAACCGCGGCGGACAGGCGACGTATCACGGTCCGGGCCAGTTGATCGGCTATCCGATCATCGACCTGCGCCGGTGCGGGCAGGACCTGCATCGGTATCTGCGCTGGATCGAATCCTTGCTCGTGGAAACCCTCGCGGAAGCCGGGGTCGCCGCCGCGGTGCGGCCCGGCTTGACCGGCGTCTGGGTGGCGGACCGCAAGATCGCTTCGATCGGCGTCGGCGTTCGCCATTGGATCACGATGCATGGATTCGCGCTGAATGTTTGCGGCGATCTCTCGCCCTTTGCCCACATTGTTCCGTGCGGGATCGCCAACGTCACGATGACGTCGATTGAAAAGGAGACCCGCCGGACACACTCGGTGGAGGAGGTGGCCAGGCGCGTCGAGCAGATTGCGCAGAGCCGAATCTCCCGCTTGCACAAGGTCGAAGCCTTCGCCTGA
- a CDS encoding sigma-54 dependent transcriptional regulator, with protein sequence MAKIIIIDDEPAMVEVIVTLCREKGHQVFPFNSAPKAVEQLDTIQPQVVIADIKMESMTGFDVLQHVREHHRQTAVILITAFASVETAVDAMKMGAYDYVTKPFKIDELQMTVQRALDYQAALRENVYLRKELKNRYRFENIIGTSRKMQLVYNLINKVADTDSTVLIQGESGTGKELVARGLHFNSNRQHHPFVAINCSALPENLLESELFGHKKGAFTGAVADKRGLFEEANLGTIFLDEVNSMAPPLQTKLLRVLQEREVRRVGDNKSVPVNVRVVGATNEALQGKMKDGSFREDLYYRLAVIPVEIPPLRDRLEDVPLLVNHFLQKQASASGGDPKKIDPQAVDILCHYDYPGNVRELENAIERACALCEEDLILPSDLPPQIVAAAQGEKSENAINSMPVGQSLDEFIQQQERGYIDATLNHCGGSREKAASMLGISMATLYRKVEPKNKK encoded by the coding sequence ATGGCGAAGATCATAATTATCGATGATGAACCAGCAATGGTGGAGGTTATTGTAACGCTCTGCCGGGAAAAAGGGCATCAGGTCTTTCCCTTCAACTCCGCACCCAAAGCCGTCGAGCAACTGGATACGATCCAGCCGCAGGTCGTAATTGCCGATATCAAGATGGAGTCGATGACCGGGTTCGATGTTCTCCAGCACGTGCGAGAGCATCACCGGCAGACTGCGGTCATTCTAATTACCGCCTTCGCATCAGTCGAGACGGCGGTCGACGCCATGAAGATGGGCGCGTACGATTACGTGACCAAGCCGTTCAAGATCGACGAGCTCCAGATGACGGTGCAGCGGGCGCTCGATTACCAGGCCGCCCTGCGCGAGAACGTTTACCTCCGCAAGGAACTGAAAAACCGCTATCGGTTCGAAAACATCATCGGCACGAGCCGGAAAATGCAGCTCGTTTACAATTTGATCAACAAAGTCGCTGATACGGACAGCACCGTCCTGATTCAGGGAGAGAGCGGCACCGGTAAGGAACTGGTCGCACGCGGGTTGCATTTCAACAGCAACCGGCAGCATCATCCGTTCGTTGCGATCAACTGTAGTGCGTTGCCGGAAAATCTGCTCGAGTCGGAATTGTTCGGCCACAAGAAAGGCGCCTTCACCGGCGCGGTCGCGGACAAGCGGGGGCTGTTCGAAGAGGCCAACCTCGGCACAATTTTTCTCGACGAGGTCAACTCGATGGCGCCGCCGTTGCAAACGAAGCTTCTCCGTGTTCTCCAGGAACGGGAAGTCCGTCGCGTCGGCGACAACAAGAGTGTTCCCGTAAACGTCCGGGTGGTAGGTGCGACCAACGAAGCGCTCCAGGGGAAAATGAAGGACGGCTCGTTTCGCGAAGACCTCTACTATCGGCTTGCGGTGATTCCGGTGGAAATTCCGCCCCTCCGCGACCGGTTGGAGGACGTTCCCTTGCTGGTGAATCATTTTCTCCAGAAACAGGCCAGCGCTTCCGGGGGCGACCCAAAAAAGATAGACCCGCAGGCTGTGGATATTCTCTGCCACTACGATTATCCCGGAAACGTTAGGGAACTCGAGAATGCCATCGAGCGGGCGTGCGCTCTCTGTGAAGAAGACCTGATTTTGCCAAGCGATCTTCCGCCTCAAATCGTCGCGGCCGCCCAGGGAGAAAAGTCGGAAAACGCGATCAACTCCATGCCGGTGGGCCAATCGCTCGACGAATTCATTCAGCAGCAGGAGCGTGGCTATATCGACGCGACCTTGAACCACTGCGGCGGTTCCCGCGAGAAGGCGGCCAGCATGCTGGGCATTAGCATGGCGACGCTCTATCGCAAGGTGGAGCCGAAGAACAAAAAGTAA
- a CDS encoding NAD(P)-dependent oxidoreductase codes for MNIGFVGVGRMGANMARRLKDRGYHVTTVFDVNRAAATSLATELGCAACQTLGDVTAGADVVFTIVTDDAAMREIFSGADNLLVNARGKLFINCATVSPKIHIEVEQLAEAAGAASLEACMASSITQAREGSLYLMGGGREEAFGRAEPILKELSTFLRYIGKSGEAAKVKALVNMVMNINTAGLAEGLGLGEALGLDLTMLREVFSQTGAASRVLQTDGEDMQNRDHSCFFSAAHAAKDSGIALELADENGLDLPLARETKAQYDKMVATGLGELDKSGIAELTFKGRLTEQTGP; via the coding sequence ATGAATATCGGATTTGTTGGGGTCGGCCGAATGGGCGCTAACATGGCGCGGCGCCTAAAGGACCGTGGTTATCACGTCACGACGGTTTTTGATGTGAACCGGGCGGCAGCGACGTCGCTGGCTACGGAGCTTGGATGTGCGGCGTGCCAGACCCTGGGGGATGTGACTGCCGGAGCGGACGTTGTCTTTACGATTGTGACCGATGACGCGGCGATGCGCGAGATATTCAGCGGCGCCGACAATCTTCTGGTGAACGCGCGCGGGAAACTGTTCATCAATTGCGCGACGGTTTCGCCCAAGATCCACATCGAAGTCGAACAGCTGGCCGAAGCGGCTGGCGCGGCTTCGCTCGAGGCGTGCATGGCGTCGAGCATTACTCAGGCGCGCGAAGGTTCGCTCTACCTGATGGGTGGCGGCCGCGAGGAAGCCTTCGGGCGTGCTGAGCCGATCCTGAAGGAGTTGAGCACGTTCCTGCGCTACATCGGGAAATCCGGCGAGGCGGCGAAAGTGAAAGCGCTTGTAAACATGGTGATGAATATCAACACCGCCGGGCTTGCGGAAGGGCTCGGCCTGGGCGAAGCGCTCGGACTCGATCTCACGATGCTGCGGGAAGTATTTTCCCAGACCGGCGCGGCTTCGCGTGTCCTCCAAACCGATGGCGAAGACATGCAAAACCGCGATCACTCCTGCTTTTTTTCAGCGGCACACGCGGCCAAGGATAGCGGGATCGCGCTCGAGCTCGCGGATGAGAACGGACTCGATCTTCCGCTCGCGCGCGAAACCAAAGCGCAATACGACAAGATGGTTGCCACCGGTTTGGGCGAACTGGACAAATCCGGAATCGCGGAACTGACTTTCAAAGGCCGGTTGACCGAACAAACCGGACCTTAG
- a CDS encoding DUF721 domain-containing protein — translation MTPSLRAAVIAEWRGLPANKARPDRWQAPADLLPKLMQQLGLSERLRETEVIDAWKQIVGEFIAAHSAPVSLRGGVLFVRVLQPALHYQFEQISKAEILRKLKQRFGTKIIREIRFRVG, via the coding sequence ATGACCCCTTCTCTTCGCGCCGCCGTTATCGCCGAATGGCGCGGCCTCCCGGCCAATAAGGCACGGCCCGATCGCTGGCAGGCCCCGGCCGACCTGTTGCCGAAGCTGATGCAGCAGCTCGGATTGAGCGAGCGGCTCCGCGAAACCGAAGTGATCGACGCTTGGAAACAGATCGTCGGGGAATTTATCGCCGCACACTCGGCGCCAGTCAGCTTGCGGGGCGGCGTGCTGTTCGTCCGCGTCCTCCAGCCCGCGCTCCACTACCAATTCGAGCAGATCTCCAAGGCCGAGATTCTGCGGAAACTGAAGCAGCGGTTCGGCACGAAAATCATCCGCGAAATTCGGTTCCGGGTCGGTTAG
- the ruvC gene encoding crossover junction endodeoxyribonuclease RuvC, which yields MRVLSIDASLRNTGVAIIDANSGKPRVLHFGVIHNRNTLRSSSCLVAIHDRLAELIHTHEPDCCALEAVIYVQSYKTAILLGAARGAAILAAAERGLPVFEYAPKRIKLATVGRGTADKNQMAFMIRALLGLTETPGPDEADALAIGLTHLRAQEAARLGVPAGDQI from the coding sequence ATGCGGGTTCTTTCCATCGACGCGTCGCTCCGCAATACCGGCGTCGCCATCATCGACGCCAACTCGGGCAAACCGCGCGTGCTTCACTTTGGAGTCATCCACAACCGGAACACGCTTCGCTCCTCTTCCTGCCTGGTGGCGATTCACGATCGACTGGCGGAATTGATTCATACTCACGAACCGGATTGCTGTGCGCTGGAGGCGGTTATCTACGTGCAGAGTTACAAGACCGCGATTCTTCTCGGGGCGGCTCGGGGCGCGGCCATTCTGGCGGCGGCGGAGCGCGGTTTGCCGGTGTTCGAATACGCGCCGAAGCGAATCAAGCTGGCAACCGTCGGACGAGGCACTGCCGACAAAAACCAGATGGCGTTTATGATCCGGGCCCTGCTCGGATTGACCGAAACACCGGGGCCGGATGAAGCCGATGCTCTCGCGATTGGATTAACCCACCTCCGTGCGCAGGAGGCGGCGCGGCTCGGAGTGCCAGCAGGGGATCAAATATGA